One Deferribacterota bacterium DNA window includes the following coding sequences:
- the bamD gene encoding outer membrane protein assembly factor BamD has product MLFYRNKLIIKKYIYLLIIIATTSSLIIGCGTKEIRGRDAEVYLNQGIKHYEDGKYRLAAEMLEDAIKYAETPSVAAKAQLYLGNAYFKDENYLEAIPSYNQFLEYFPDHEEAPMVLYNLAMSHYNEIKTFDREQKTTWDAIEAFEKLKNKYPEFAEKKNVDKYIQGLRDKLAEKELYVANFYFRTGHEKAAVNRLKYIFKHYRDTETYKKALLRYSEYLANNGGDSKDVVRLLNRLLENTKGNEKYAEELINILNELKNKS; this is encoded by the coding sequence AAATTAATAATAAAAAAATATATATATCTATTAATAATTATAGCTACTACAAGTTCACTCATCATAGGATGTGGAACTAAAGAGATTAGGGGCCGTGATGCTGAGGTGTACTTAAACCAAGGTATTAAGCATTATGAAGATGGTAAATATAGACTAGCTGCAGAAATGTTAGAGGATGCTATTAAATATGCAGAAACGCCTTCTGTTGCAGCAAAAGCCCAGTTGTATTTGGGGAATGCATATTTTAAGGATGAAAATTACTTAGAGGCAATACCATCATATAATCAATTTCTAGAATATTTTCCTGACCATGAAGAGGCTCCCATGGTTTTATATAACCTGGCAATGTCACATTACAATGAGATTAAAACCTTTGATAGAGAACAAAAAACTACATGGGATGCAATTGAGGCTTTTGAGAAATTAAAGAATAAATATCCAGAGTTTGCTGAAAAAAAGAATGTTGATAAATATATTCAGGGGTTGAGAGATAAACTAGCTGAAAAAGAGCTTTATGTTGCCAATTTTTATTTTAGAACAGGCCATGAAAAAGCGGCGGTAAATAGATTGAAGTATATCTTTAAGCATTATAGAGATACTGAGACATATAAAAAAGCACTACTTAGATATAGCGAATATTTAGCAAATAATGGTGGTGACAGTAAGGATGTTGTTAGATTGCTAAATAGATTATTAGAGAATACAAAGGGTAATGAAAAGTATGCAGAGGAATTAATAAATATACTTAATGAGTTAAAAAATAAATCATAA